The Sphingobium sp. JS3065 genome includes a region encoding these proteins:
- a CDS encoding type II secretion system F family protein, giving the protein MNPLYIRLFVLVLLFAAVLLLIEGIAGWLRARATTDRVVNRRLKMIAAGFERSTVLSKLRRSDEAVSFDRSTLFGRAGLGVMRVLHGAGLTFPARTVLTMMLIAAGLLFLLVMVGAMTAGYALTAGMIVMAAAFAAALGIMLPMMVLTRLAQRRRKKMEEQFPVALDTFVRGLRAGHPIAAALDLLTREMRDPIGSEFGIVVDEVTYGADLRDALQRMAERWDMNEMHMFVISLSVQSETGGNLAEILENLSAVIRERASLFMKVRALSSEGRMTAVMLTALPILAFVGLFLVNPAFYLDVAQEKMFIVGFVGLITLYIIGFVTIRRMVDLKV; this is encoded by the coding sequence ATGAACCCGCTCTACATCCGCCTGTTCGTCCTGGTCCTGCTGTTCGCGGCGGTGCTTCTGCTGATCGAGGGCATTGCGGGCTGGCTGCGCGCCAGGGCGACGACCGACCGCGTGGTCAACCGGCGGTTGAAGATGATCGCCGCGGGTTTCGAACGCAGCACCGTCCTCTCCAAGCTGCGGCGGAGCGACGAGGCGGTGAGTTTCGACCGTTCGACCCTGTTCGGGCGAGCCGGGCTGGGCGTGATGCGGGTGCTGCATGGCGCCGGGCTGACATTCCCGGCGCGCACGGTGCTGACGATGATGCTGATCGCGGCGGGCCTGTTGTTCCTGCTGGTGATGGTCGGCGCCATGACGGCGGGCTATGCGCTGACGGCGGGCATGATCGTGATGGCCGCCGCTTTCGCCGCGGCGCTGGGCATCATGCTGCCGATGATGGTGCTGACGCGCCTTGCCCAGCGGCGGCGCAAGAAGATGGAGGAGCAGTTTCCGGTCGCGCTCGACACGTTCGTCCGGGGTCTGCGCGCCGGACATCCTATCGCCGCCGCGCTGGACCTGCTCACCAGGGAAATGCGCGATCCCATCGGCAGCGAATTCGGCATCGTGGTCGATGAAGTCACCTATGGCGCCGACTTGCGCGACGCTCTCCAGCGCATGGCGGAACGCTGGGACATGAATGAGATGCACATGTTCGTCATCTCCCTGTCGGTGCAGAGCGAGACGGGCGGCAATCTGGCCGAGATACTCGAAAACCTCTCGGCCGTGATCCGCGAACGGGCCAGCCTGTTCATGAAGGTGCGGGCGCTGAGTTCGGAAGGGCGGATGACGGCGGTGATGCTGACGGCGCTGCCCATCCTTGCCTTTGTCGGCCTGTTCCTGGTCAATCCGGCCTTCTATCTGGACGTCGCGCAGGAGAAGATGTTCATCGTCGGCTTTGTCGGC